A portion of the Hydractinia symbiolongicarpus strain clone_291-10 chromosome 10, HSymV2.1, whole genome shotgun sequence genome contains these proteins:
- the LOC130662407 gene encoding uncharacterized protein LOC130662407 translates to MTSSEPKIAPEVILNLKDRLKHGQNVTKILESQLDTAQQNISLLQGQVRLANETILNLKKHFQETEKILSHLMSPNQQPSQSSFEMETKDSDTESSQKHVDSTTRSPLPEAAVTTSRSFDERNEKSPYAIQLKQVLDVLDEEPKRPVLVHHPESAKDCNCSDCQTTRKQYVECDYESSSCSSEHYRRKSDESCKVKPKSSGHIHHNTSPKAYSRSESHSSHSLSYSQCSGPCCANSDRYKMMEKPSTPVHYVSMRSSSGKHGERHHHGHCSDKCQCHSYVNYVPYGYRVVEGRSGMPDSMPPMSPSTRRKRSYAPVLPGEEPPHLKYTKVKRIDGSKLTAQKVLQDFTKRRFLPYNPKYDLDLLIVPPPLPAMDLIQSVNAHSDISKSNSETHLSLLPSLYKNCHEENTIENLNGIEKSKEIFQNGSNSGSKILCNDNNNNNNNNETNNFYAHPFKTASLPKTLSTIKEERNNGRSKLEDHISKLRNDSTRSPHGNNRSPHANNYYNEQDYHVSTLNLKQERTVSPAGGK, encoded by the exons ATGACCAGCAGCGAACCGAAGATAGCGCCTGAAGTCATTTTAAATCTGAAAGACCGACTCAAGCATGGTCAAAATGTTACGAAGATCTTAGAAAGCCAACTTGATACTGCCCAACAGAATATTAGCTTGCTCCAGGGACAAGTTCGACTCGCGAACGAGACTATACTAAACCTGAAGAAACACTTTCAagagacagaaaaaatattgtctCACTTGATGTCGCCCAATCAGCAACCATCTCAGAGCTCCTTTGAAATGGAAACGAAAGACTCGGACACAGAATCTTCCCAAAAACATGTTGACAGCACAACGAGATCGCCATTGCCAGAAGCAGCAGTCACCACCAGCAGATCATTTGACGAACGAAATGAAAAATCACCTTATGCTATACAACTCAAGCAAGTCCTTGATGTGTTAGACGAAGAACCGAAAAGACCGGTACTGGTTCACCATCCGGAATCAGCGAAGGATTGCAACTGCTCGGATTGTCAGACAACTCGTAAACAATACGTGGAGTGTGACTACGAGAGCAGCTCCTGTTCGAGCGAACACTATCGCAGAAAAAGCGACGAGTCGTGTAAAGTGAAACCGAAAAGTAGCGGGCACATTCACCACAATACATCTCCAAAAGCTTATTCGAGAAGTGAATCACACAGCAGTCACTCACTTTCTTATTCTCAGTGCTCTGGTCCCTGCTGCGCCAATAGTGATCGGTACAAGATGATGGAAAAGCCTTCGACGCCTGTTCATTACGTGAGTATGCGTTCGTCATCGGGAAAGCACGGAGAACGTCATCACCATGGTCACTGCAGCGATAAATGTCAATGCCACTCGTACGTCAATTATGTACCGTATGGTTATCGCGTTGTTGAAGGCAGGTCAGGAATGCCAGACTCCATGCCGCCGATGTCGCCGTCCACTCGTCGAAAACGATCATACGCGCCTGTTCTACCTGGAGAGGAGCCACCACATTTAAAATACACGAAAGTGAAGCGCATTGATGGTAGCAAGCTAACTGCACAAAAAGTATTACAAG ATTTTACTAAACGACGTTTTCTGCCTTACAATCCAAAGTACGACCTAGATCTGCTTATCGTCCCACCACCTTTGCCCGCCATGGATCTTATACAGAGCGTCAACGCCCATTCAGATATTTCTAAAAGTAATTCGGAGACACATTTGTCGTTGTTGCCATCTTTGTACAAGAACTGTCACGAAGAAAACACGATTGAAAATTTGAATGGTATCGAAAAGAGCaaagaaatttttcaaaatggcaGCAACAGCGGTAGCAAAATCCTAtgtaacgacaacaacaacaacaacaacaacaatgaaacaaacaatttttacGCTCATCCTTTTAAAACAGCAAGTCTTCCGAAAACACTATCGACTATAAAAGAGGAACGAAACAACGGGCGCAGTAAACTCGAGGATCATATCAGCAAACTTCGAAACGATTCGACGCGATCGCCTCACGGTAACAACCGATCGCCCCACGCAAATAACTACTACAACGAGCAGGATTATCACGTTTCAACGTTGAATTTGAAACAAGAAAGAACGGTTTCGCCCGCAGGTGGGAAGTAG